A genome region from Streptomyces pratensis includes the following:
- a CDS encoding response regulator — protein sequence MSTPRSPETQPVRLAVVDDDPLVRAGLTLMLGGADGIELVGEAADGTQVAALVDRTDPDVVLMDIRMPGMDGLTATQALRRRPGAPEVIVLTTFHADEQVLRAIRAGAAGFVLKDTPPAQIVDAVLRVAAGEPVLSPAVTRRLMARAAGGPAEDGRARRARARQRFAELGEREQDVASAVGRGSSNAEIAAALHLSVATVKTHVSRILARLGLNNRVQIALLVHDAGLLHEDEDGTRGAT from the coding sequence ATGAGCACTCCCAGATCTCCGGAGACACAGCCGGTCCGGCTGGCAGTCGTCGACGACGACCCGCTCGTGCGGGCCGGACTCACCCTGATGCTCGGGGGAGCCGACGGCATCGAACTCGTCGGAGAGGCCGCCGACGGCACCCAGGTCGCCGCCCTCGTCGACCGGACCGACCCGGACGTCGTGCTCATGGACATCCGGATGCCGGGCATGGACGGGCTGACGGCCACCCAGGCGCTCCGGCGCAGGCCCGGTGCCCCCGAAGTCATCGTCCTGACCACCTTCCACGCCGACGAGCAGGTGCTGCGTGCCATCCGTGCGGGAGCGGCGGGATTCGTCCTGAAGGACACCCCGCCCGCGCAGATCGTCGACGCGGTCCTGCGGGTCGCGGCCGGTGAGCCCGTCCTCTCGCCCGCGGTCACCCGCAGGCTCATGGCCCGCGCCGCAGGAGGCCCGGCGGAAGACGGCCGGGCCCGCAGGGCACGCGCCCGGCAGCGGTTCGCCGAGCTGGGGGAGCGCGAACAGGACGTGGCCTCGGCCGTCGGGCGGGGCAGCTCCAACGCGGAGATCGCCGCGGCGCTCCACCTGAGCGTGGCCACGGTGAAGACGCACGTGTCCCGGATCCTCGCCAGGCTGGGGCTCAACAACCGTGTCCAGATCGCCCTGTTGGTGCATGACGCCGGTCTCCTCCATGAGGACGAGGACGGGACGCGAGGCGCCACCTAG
- a CDS encoding cytochrome P450 family protein: MSVVDLRGALDFSANPYPYYAKLRAEGPAHPVRTDDFERVWMIVGYEEARAALADQRFSKDWRTADAWSASGNPINANMLETDAPHHTRLRRLVAREFTARRIEAMRPRVEQITAGLLDAMVPAGSADLVDAFAFPLPMTVICELLGVPDIDRDAFRLLSNAIVAPVSPQEEGEAVRAMGAYLEELTEDKRCAPGDDLMSALIQARDDEGGRLSPDELIGMAFLLLVAGHETTVNLIANGVRALLDHPEQLALLRARPELIDGAVEEMLRYDGPVGTATFRFTREPVAVGPVVIPQGEAVLVALGSGDRDPGRYPDPDTFDIRREAQGHLAFGHGIHFCLGAPLARMEGRIAIRALLERCPGLVRDPDGGEPDWLPGLLLRGVRHLPVRW; the protein is encoded by the coding sequence ATGTCCGTGGTCGATCTGCGTGGGGCGCTGGATTTCAGCGCGAATCCGTATCCGTACTACGCGAAGCTGCGCGCCGAGGGGCCCGCGCACCCGGTCCGCACCGACGACTTCGAGCGGGTCTGGATGATCGTCGGCTACGAGGAGGCCCGCGCGGCCCTCGCGGACCAGCGGTTCAGCAAGGACTGGCGGACGGCGGACGCCTGGTCGGCGTCGGGCAACCCGATCAACGCCAACATGCTGGAGACGGACGCCCCGCATCACACCCGGCTGCGCAGGCTCGTCGCGCGCGAGTTCACCGCCCGGCGGATCGAGGCGATGCGCCCGCGGGTCGAGCAGATCACCGCCGGCCTTCTCGACGCGATGGTGCCGGCCGGGAGCGCCGACCTCGTCGACGCGTTCGCCTTTCCGCTGCCGATGACCGTGATATGCGAGCTCCTCGGAGTACCCGACATCGACCGGGACGCCTTCCGTCTGCTCTCCAACGCCATCGTCGCCCCCGTCTCGCCGCAGGAGGAGGGGGAAGCGGTCCGCGCGATGGGCGCCTACCTGGAGGAGCTGACCGAGGACAAGCGATGCGCCCCCGGCGACGACCTGATGAGCGCCCTGATCCAGGCACGTGACGACGAGGGGGGCCGCCTGTCGCCGGACGAGCTGATCGGCATGGCCTTCCTGCTCCTGGTGGCGGGACACGAGACCACGGTGAACCTGATAGCCAACGGCGTACGCGCACTGCTCGACCACCCCGAGCAGCTGGCCCTGCTCCGTGCCCGGCCGGAGCTGATCGACGGCGCGGTCGAGGAGATGCTCCGCTACGACGGGCCGGTCGGCACGGCCACCTTCCGCTTCACCCGTGAGCCCGTCGCGGTCGGCCCGGTGGTCATCCCGCAGGGCGAGGCGGTCCTGGTCGCCCTGGGCTCCGGGGACCGCGACCCCGGCCGCTACCCGGATCCGGACACCTTCGACATCCGGCGTGAGGCACAGGGACACCTGGCCTTCGGACACGGCATCCACTTCTGCCTGGGCGCACCGCTGGCCAGGATGGAGGGACGCATCGCGATCCGCGCGCTGCTGGAGCGCTGCCCCGGGCTCGTGCGCGACCCCGACGGCGGGGAGCCCGACTGGCTGCCCGGACTGCTGCTCCGGGGGGTCCGCCACCTGCCGGTGCGCTGGTGA
- a CDS encoding PaaI family thioesterase: MTELSFAMAQQVLDSQPFSGLVGARITDFRDGAAVLEVDVREELTQQNGFLHGGVLSYAADNALTFAAGTTLGPAVLTGGFSIQYVRPASGRTLTARAEVVHSGRRQAVVRCDLYTLDDEGSETLCAVAQGTVLSALPT; the protein is encoded by the coding sequence ATGACCGAACTCTCCTTCGCCATGGCCCAGCAGGTCCTCGACAGCCAGCCGTTCAGCGGGCTCGTCGGCGCGCGGATCACGGACTTCAGGGACGGGGCGGCCGTCCTGGAGGTCGACGTGCGCGAGGAACTCACCCAGCAGAACGGGTTCCTGCACGGCGGGGTGCTGTCCTACGCGGCCGACAACGCGCTGACCTTCGCCGCCGGGACGACGCTCGGACCCGCCGTCCTGACCGGCGGCTTCTCCATCCAGTACGTGCGCCCGGCGAGCGGCCGCACCCTGACCGCCCGGGCCGAGGTGGTCCACAGCGGCCGCAGGCAGGCCGTCGTCCGCTGCGATCTGTACACCCTGGACGACGAGGGGTCCGAGACACTGTGCGCGGTGGCCCAGGGAACCGTTCTCTCCGCCCTGCCGACCTGA
- a CDS encoding cytochrome P450 family protein, whose protein sequence is MTTEAPFDLGALGDDFIRDPYPVYARLRARGPVHRVRIPEGAEAWLVVGYEAGRALLADQRLSKDWNKASPSLGVRKVSVGTSMLGSDAPDHTRLRRLVAREFTPRRMEQLAPRVQETTDGLLDSMTDGPGRSADLVTALSSPLPMAVICELLGVPTLDRQAFREWSDTAVSSLDADARGRAKAAMTAYLAGLIAEKRAAPGDDLMSALIHTSDDDGDQLSADELMGMAWLLLVAGHETTVNLISNGVLSLLTHPDQLAALKADFGLIGNAVEETLRYEGPVETPTYRFTTEPIDVSGTVIPGGGELVLIAMADCDRDPARYPDAHRFDITRDARGHVAFGHGIHYCLGAPLARIEARIAIRSLLERCPGLRLDSDPAHLTWRTGMLIRGPQSLSVAW, encoded by the coding sequence TTGACCACGGAAGCCCCGTTCGACCTCGGCGCACTCGGCGACGACTTCATCCGCGACCCGTATCCCGTCTACGCGCGGTTACGCGCCCGTGGGCCGGTGCACCGGGTCCGCATCCCGGAGGGCGCGGAGGCCTGGCTCGTCGTCGGGTACGAGGCGGGGCGGGCACTCCTCGCCGACCAGCGGCTCTCCAAGGACTGGAACAAGGCGTCGCCCTCGCTGGGCGTCCGCAAAGTGTCCGTGGGTACGTCCATGCTGGGCAGCGACGCCCCGGACCACACCCGGCTGCGCAGGCTCGTGGCCAGGGAGTTCACTCCACGGCGTATGGAACAGCTCGCTCCGCGCGTCCAGGAGACGACGGACGGATTACTCGACTCCATGACGGATGGACCCGGGCGGAGCGCCGACCTGGTCACGGCGCTCTCGTCGCCCCTGCCGATGGCCGTCATCTGCGAGCTGCTGGGTGTGCCGACCCTGGACCGGCAGGCGTTCCGTGAATGGTCCGACACCGCTGTCTCGTCCCTCGACGCCGACGCGCGTGGCCGGGCCAAAGCCGCTATGACCGCCTACCTCGCCGGGCTGATCGCGGAGAAGCGCGCGGCCCCCGGGGACGACCTGATGAGCGCGTTGATCCACACGTCGGACGACGACGGCGATCAGCTCTCCGCCGATGAGCTCATGGGCATGGCCTGGCTCCTGCTGGTCGCCGGGCACGAGACCACGGTCAACCTCATCTCCAACGGGGTCCTGAGTCTGCTGACTCATCCGGACCAACTGGCCGCACTGAAAGCCGACTTCGGTCTCATCGGTAACGCGGTCGAAGAGACGCTGCGATACGAGGGGCCCGTCGAGACCCCGACGTACCGCTTCACCACCGAGCCGATCGACGTCTCCGGCACGGTGATCCCCGGCGGTGGCGAGCTCGTCCTGATCGCGATGGCCGACTGCGACCGCGATCCCGCCCGCTACCCCGACGCACACCGCTTCGACATCACGCGGGACGCACGGGGGCACGTCGCCTTCGGCCACGGCATCCACTACTGCCTGGGCGCGCCACTGGCCCGGATCGAGGCCCGGATCGCCATCCGGTCGCTCCTCGAACGCTGCCCGGGCCTGCGGCTCGACTCGGACCCTGCACACCTGACCTGGCGTACCGGCATGCTGATCCGGGGCCCGCAGAGCCTGTCGGTGGCCTGGTAG
- a CDS encoding Gfo/Idh/MocA family oxidoreductase, with amino-acid sequence MRIGLIGTGRIGSFHAGVLARHPAVASLVVADADAARAAEVAARTGATTVASAEEVLGSGVDAVVIASATSAHAGLIGRAARAGLPAFCEKPIALDLAGTLGALREVERAGSVLQLGFMRRFDAGYAAARAAVRGGSLGRLHTVRATTSDPAPPPAAYLPLSGGLYRDCLVHDFDILRWVTGREVTEVYATGSDAGPAMFREAGDVDTAAALLTLDDGTLATATATRCNGAGYDVRMELAGEQGQIAVGLDDRTPLTSAEPQGPPAPAKPWQGFLERFAPAYEAELDAFIGVVRGELANPCDGREALHALRVAEACELSRKERRPVRMTEIAEA; translated from the coding sequence ATGCGCATCGGACTCATCGGCACGGGCCGGATCGGTTCCTTCCACGCGGGCGTCCTGGCACGCCATCCCGCGGTCGCCTCCCTGGTGGTGGCGGACGCGGACGCCGCCCGCGCCGCGGAGGTCGCGGCGCGCACCGGGGCCACCACGGTGGCCTCCGCCGAGGAGGTCCTCGGCTCGGGGGTGGACGCGGTGGTGATCGCCTCGGCGACCTCGGCACACGCCGGCCTCATCGGCCGGGCGGCACGGGCCGGTCTGCCCGCCTTCTGCGAGAAGCCGATCGCGCTGGACCTGGCGGGGACCCTGGGCGCGCTCCGGGAGGTCGAGCGGGCGGGCAGCGTGCTCCAGCTCGGCTTCATGCGCCGGTTCGACGCGGGTTACGCCGCGGCGCGCGCCGCCGTACGCGGCGGATCGCTGGGCCGGCTGCACACCGTACGGGCGACGACTTCCGACCCCGCTCCCCCGCCCGCCGCCTATCTGCCGCTCTCCGGCGGCCTGTACAGGGACTGCCTGGTGCACGACTTCGACATCCTGCGCTGGGTGACCGGCCGTGAGGTGACGGAGGTGTACGCGACGGGATCGGACGCGGGCCCGGCGATGTTCCGGGAGGCGGGCGACGTGGACACGGCGGCGGCGCTGCTCACCCTGGACGACGGCACGCTCGCCACGGCGACGGCCACCCGGTGCAACGGGGCCGGTTACGACGTGCGCATGGAACTGGCGGGCGAGCAGGGCCAGATCGCGGTCGGCCTCGACGACCGTACGCCGCTGACCTCCGCCGAGCCGCAGGGACCGCCGGCCCCGGCCAAGCCCTGGCAGGGCTTCCTGGAGCGGTTCGCCCCGGCGTACGAGGCCGAACTGGACGCCTTCATCGGCGTCGTGCGCGGAGAGCTGGCGAACCCCTGCGACGGCCGGGAGGCGCTGCACGCGCTGCGCGTCGCCGAGGCGTGCGAGCTGTCGCGCAAGGAGCGCCGCCCCGTGCGGATGACGGAGATCGCCGAGGCCTGA
- a CDS encoding GntR family transcriptional regulator encodes MPKPAADSAALGLGVDRTSPVPLYHQLAQQLEAAIEQGRLVPGSLLGNELELAARLGLSRPTVRQAIQSLVDKGLMVRRRGVGTQVVHSRIKRPLELSSLYDDLETAGRSPATRVLRNTVEPAAPEVAAALGVEEGSDVHLVERVRYAHDEPVALLRNHLPPHLLDLGTERLESTGLYRMMRASGITLHSARQSVGARAATAEEGELLAEPAGAPLLTMERTTFDDGGRVVEFGSHVYRASRYAFEFQLLVRS; translated from the coding sequence GTGCCCAAACCCGCCGCCGACTCCGCCGCCCTGGGGCTGGGCGTGGACCGCACCAGCCCTGTCCCGCTCTACCACCAGCTGGCCCAGCAGCTGGAGGCGGCCATCGAGCAGGGGCGGCTCGTACCCGGCAGCCTCCTCGGCAACGAACTGGAGCTCGCCGCGCGGCTCGGACTGTCGCGGCCCACCGTCCGTCAGGCCATCCAGTCACTCGTCGACAAGGGTCTGATGGTGCGCCGGCGGGGCGTCGGCACCCAGGTCGTCCACAGCCGGATCAAACGTCCCCTGGAGCTGAGCAGCCTCTACGACGACCTGGAGACGGCCGGCCGGAGCCCGGCGACCAGGGTCCTGCGCAACACGGTCGAGCCCGCGGCGCCCGAGGTCGCCGCGGCACTCGGAGTCGAGGAGGGCAGCGACGTCCATCTCGTCGAACGGGTGCGGTACGCGCACGACGAGCCCGTGGCGCTCCTGCGCAACCACCTGCCGCCGCACCTGCTCGACCTCGGCACCGAGCGGCTGGAGTCGACCGGCCTCTACCGGATGATGCGCGCCTCGGGGATCACCCTGCACAGCGCCAGGCAGTCCGTGGGCGCCCGCGCCGCCACCGCCGAGGAGGGCGAACTGCTCGCCGAGCCCGCCGGAGCCCCGCTGCTGACGATGGAGCGCACCACCTTCGACGACGGCGGCCGGGTCGTCGAATTCGGTTCCCACGTCTACCGGGCGTCGCGGTACGCCTTCGAGTTCCAGCTGCTGGTCCGGTCCTGA
- a CDS encoding substrate-binding domain-containing protein, protein MGAVLAAVLAASLAGCSSTGGKRAEERAAQQAAEGRSAVNTPRWTFAMVTHSGDGDTFWDIVQKGAEQAAAKDNINFLYSHDAEGQQQAELVQTAIDKKVDGLIVSLAKPDSMKAVVAKAVKAGIPVITVNSGSAESKAFGALTHIGQDESIAGEAVGDELDERGRKKVLCVLHEQGNVGHEQRCAGAKKTFGGTMQNLYVDGTNMPDVQASIEAKLDSDRSIDAVVTLGAPFAAAAVKAKQTAGSKAEIDTFDLNASVATGLANESLGFAVDQQPYLQGYEAVDLLWLHRYNQNVLGGGRPVLTGPQIITAEDAEALADYTKRGTR, encoded by the coding sequence ATGGGCGCCGTGCTGGCAGCGGTACTGGCGGCCTCCCTCGCGGGATGCAGCAGCACCGGCGGCAAGCGGGCGGAGGAACGCGCGGCCCAGCAAGCCGCCGAGGGCCGGTCCGCGGTGAACACGCCCCGATGGACATTCGCCATGGTCACCCACTCGGGCGATGGCGACACCTTCTGGGACATCGTCCAGAAGGGCGCCGAGCAGGCGGCAGCCAAGGACAACATCAACTTCCTCTACTCGCACGACGCCGAGGGCCAGCAGCAGGCCGAGCTCGTCCAGACGGCGATCGACAAGAAGGTCGACGGCCTGATCGTCTCGCTGGCCAAGCCCGACTCGATGAAGGCCGTCGTGGCCAAGGCGGTCAAGGCCGGCATCCCCGTGATCACCGTGAACTCCGGCTCCGCCGAGTCCAAGGCCTTCGGGGCGCTCACCCACATCGGCCAGGACGAGTCCATCGCGGGCGAGGCCGTCGGCGACGAGCTCGACGAGCGCGGCCGCAAGAAGGTGCTGTGCGTCCTGCACGAACAGGGCAACGTCGGCCACGAGCAGCGCTGCGCCGGGGCGAAGAAGACCTTCGGCGGAACGATGCAGAACCTCTACGTCGACGGCACCAACATGCCCGACGTGCAGGCATCCATCGAGGCCAAGCTCGACTCCGACCGGAGCATCGACGCGGTCGTCACCCTCGGCGCCCCCTTCGCCGCGGCGGCCGTCAAGGCCAAGCAGACCGCCGGCAGCAAGGCCGAGATCGACACCTTCGACCTCAACGCGAGCGTCGCCACCGGTCTCGCGAACGAGTCGCTCGGCTTCGCGGTCGACCAGCAGCCCTACCTCCAGGGGTACGAGGCCGTCGACCTGCTCTGGCTCCACCGCTACAACCAGAACGTGCTCGGCGGCGGCCGGCCCGTCCTGACCGGCCCGCAGATCATCACCGCCGAAGATGCCGAGGCGCTCGCCGATTACACGAAGCGGGGGACCCGATGA
- a CDS encoding ABC transporter permease — protein sequence MTATGQPAAPHTDERLLRTSPLRKLLGRPELGSVVGAAAVFLFFAIAADSFLQTSSLGTVLYAASTIGIMAVPVALLMIGGEFDLSAGVMVTSSALISSMFSYQMTANVWVGVFVSLLVTLGFGAFNGFMLTRTKLPSFIITLGTFLMLTGLNLGFTKLISGTVSTKTIGDMEGFESARKVFASYLTIGDVELKVTILWWAALVAIATWILIRTRFGNWIFAVGGEADAARAVGVPVIRTRIGLYLGVAFAAWVSGQHLLFSYDVVQSGEGVGNELIYIIAAVIGGCLITGGYGSAIGSAVGAIIFGMTSKGIVYAEWNPDWFKFFLGAMLLLATLLNAWVRKRAEATK from the coding sequence ATGACAGCGACCGGGCAACCGGCGGCGCCCCACACCGACGAACGCCTGCTGCGCACCTCCCCGCTGCGCAAGCTGCTGGGCCGGCCCGAGCTCGGCTCGGTCGTCGGTGCCGCGGCCGTCTTCCTCTTCTTCGCCATCGCCGCCGACAGCTTCCTGCAGACCTCCAGCCTCGGCACGGTGCTCTACGCGGCCTCCACCATCGGGATCATGGCGGTGCCGGTGGCGCTGCTGATGATCGGCGGCGAGTTCGACCTGTCCGCCGGTGTGATGGTGACCAGCTCCGCGCTGATCTCCTCGATGTTCAGCTACCAGATGACCGCCAACGTCTGGGTGGGCGTCTTCGTGTCGCTGCTGGTCACCTTGGGATTCGGCGCGTTCAACGGGTTCATGCTGACCCGCACCAAACTTCCGAGCTTCATCATCACGCTCGGCACGTTCCTGATGCTGACCGGTCTCAACCTCGGTTTCACCAAGCTGATCAGCGGCACCGTCTCGACCAAGACCATCGGGGACATGGAGGGCTTCGAATCCGCCCGCAAGGTCTTCGCGTCCTACCTCACCATCGGTGACGTCGAGCTGAAGGTCACGATCCTGTGGTGGGCGGCGCTCGTCGCGATCGCCACCTGGATCCTGATCCGTACCCGCTTCGGCAACTGGATCTTCGCCGTCGGCGGCGAGGCCGACGCGGCCCGCGCGGTCGGTGTGCCGGTGATCCGCACCAGGATCGGCCTCTACCTCGGTGTCGCCTTCGCCGCCTGGGTCTCCGGGCAGCACCTGCTGTTCTCCTACGACGTGGTGCAGTCCGGCGAGGGCGTCGGCAACGAGCTGATCTACATCATCGCGGCCGTCATCGGCGGCTGCCTGATCACCGGCGGCTACGGCTCCGCGATCGGGTCCGCGGTCGGCGCGATCATCTTCGGCATGACCAGCAAGGGCATCGTCTACGCGGAGTGGAACCCCGACTGGTTCAAGTTCTTCCTGGGAGCGATGCTGCTCCTGGCCACCCTGCTCAACGCATGGGTACGCAAGCGTGCGGAGGCGACGAAATGA
- a CDS encoding ATP-binding cassette domain-containing protein, with product MTATQAPAPRDTAGPALVELDDVSKYYGNIKALEHVSLEVHAGEITCVLGDNGAGKSTLIKIIAGLHRHDAGAFRIEGEETTLVNPRDALDRGIATVYQDLAVVPLMPVWRNFFLGSEPTKGSGPFKRLDVRQMRETTRAELLRMGIDLRDVDQPIGTLSGGERQCVAIARAVYFGAKVLVLDEPTAALGVKQSGVVLKYVAAARDAGLGVVLITHNPHHAYLVGDRFVLLKRGVMSGSHTKDDVTLDELTRQMAGGSELDQLSHELERAPSPGHLGGHPVDGGTP from the coding sequence ATGACGGCCACCCAGGCTCCGGCCCCCCGGGACACGGCCGGCCCGGCGCTCGTCGAGCTCGACGACGTCAGCAAGTACTACGGCAACATCAAGGCCCTGGAGCACGTGTCGCTGGAGGTCCACGCGGGGGAGATCACCTGCGTCCTCGGCGACAACGGCGCCGGCAAGTCCACCCTCATCAAGATCATCGCAGGACTGCACCGGCACGACGCCGGGGCGTTTCGGATCGAGGGCGAGGAGACCACGCTCGTCAACCCGCGTGACGCCCTGGACCGGGGCATCGCCACCGTCTACCAGGACCTGGCCGTCGTTCCGCTCATGCCCGTCTGGCGCAACTTCTTCCTCGGCTCGGAGCCGACAAAGGGCTCCGGCCCGTTCAAGCGCCTCGACGTGCGGCAGATGCGCGAGACTACGCGCGCGGAGCTGCTGCGCATGGGCATCGACCTGAGGGACGTCGACCAGCCGATCGGCACCCTGTCCGGGGGCGAACGCCAGTGCGTGGCCATCGCCCGCGCCGTCTACTTCGGCGCGAAGGTCCTCGTCCTCGACGAGCCGACCGCGGCGCTCGGCGTCAAGCAGTCGGGGGTCGTGCTCAAGTACGTCGCCGCCGCCAGGGACGCCGGGCTCGGCGTGGTCCTCATCACGCACAATCCTCACCACGCCTACCTCGTGGGTGACCGGTTCGTGCTGCTCAAGCGCGGTGTGATGTCCGGGAGCCACACCAAGGACGACGTCACACTGGACGAACTGACGCGCCAGATGGCCGGTGGGAGCGAGCTCGACCAGCTCAGCCACGAGCTCGAACGGGCCCCTTCCCCGGGCCACCTCGGGGGTCACCCCGTCGACGGCGGCACCCCGTAA
- a CDS encoding ROK family glucokinase — protein sequence MSTYRDFTHRGSARATVLRTVGTRERRSHLTAPRVPTVGIDIGGTKVMAGVVDADGNILETLRTETPDKSKSPKVVEDTIVELVLDLSDRHDVHAVGIGAAGWVDADRSKVLFAPHLAWRDEPLRDAIASRLVVPVMVDNDANTAAWAEWRFGAGRGEDHLVMITLGTGIGGAILEDGHVKRGKYGVAGEFGHMQVVPGGHRCPCGNRGCWEQYSSGNALVREARELAAADSPVAHGIIERVKGNIPDITGPLITELAREGDAMCVELLQDIGQWLGVGIANLAAALDPSCFVIGGGVSAADDLLIGPARDAFKRHLTGRGYRPEARIAKAQLGPEAGMVGAADLARLVARRFRRTNRRRVERYERYAQFYDQAASTIRNTRGTRTAD from the coding sequence ATGAGCACGTACCGCGACTTCACACACCGCGGCTCCGCCCGCGCGACCGTCCTGCGGACCGTCGGCACCAGGGAGCGGCGCTCGCACCTCACGGCGCCCAGGGTCCCCACCGTGGGCATCGACATCGGCGGGACGAAGGTGATGGCCGGCGTCGTCGACGCCGACGGCAACATCCTGGAGACCCTGCGCACCGAGACGCCGGACAAGTCGAAGAGCCCCAAGGTCGTCGAGGACACCATCGTCGAACTGGTCCTGGACCTGTCCGACCGGCACGACGTGCACGCCGTCGGGATCGGCGCGGCCGGCTGGGTCGACGCGGACCGCTCCAAGGTGCTGTTCGCCCCGCACCTCGCCTGGCGCGACGAGCCGCTCCGCGACGCCATCGCCTCCCGGCTGGTGGTCCCCGTGATGGTCGACAACGACGCCAACACGGCCGCCTGGGCGGAATGGCGCTTCGGCGCGGGCCGTGGCGAGGACCACCTGGTCATGATCACGCTCGGCACCGGCATCGGCGGCGCGATCCTGGAGGACGGGCACGTCAAGCGCGGCAAGTACGGCGTCGCGGGTGAGTTCGGCCATATGCAGGTGGTGCCCGGCGGGCACCGCTGCCCGTGCGGCAACCGTGGCTGCTGGGAGCAGTACAGCTCGGGCAACGCCCTCGTGCGCGAGGCCAGGGAGCTGGCCGCGGCGGACTCCCCGGTGGCCCACGGCATCATCGAGCGGGTCAAGGGCAACATCCCCGACATCACCGGGCCGCTCATCACCGAGCTGGCCCGCGAGGGCGACGCGATGTGCGTCGAGCTCCTCCAGGACATCGGCCAGTGGCTCGGCGTCGGCATCGCCAATCTCGCGGCCGCCCTGGACCCGTCCTGCTTCGTCATCGGCGGCGGTGTCAGCGCTGCCGACGACCTGTTGATCGGCCCGGCCAGGGACGCCTTCAAGCGCCACCTCACCGGCCGCGGCTACCGCCCCGAGGCCCGCATCGCGAAAGCGCAGCTCGGCCCGGAGGCGGGCATGGTCGGCGCCGCCGACCTCGCCCGTCTGGTCGCCCGGCGGTTCCGGAGGACCAACCGCCGCCGGGTCGAGCGCTACGAGCGATACGCCCAGTTCTACGACCAGGCCGCGAGCACCATCCGGAACACGCGCGGCACCCGCACCGCCGACTGA